The Kineococcus mangrovi region TTGACGGCGGACGTGGGCGGCGCGCACGTGGAGCGCAAACCCATGTCGGTCGTGCTGCACACCCGCCGCGCCTCCCGCCCCGACGCCGAGCGCCTGACGCGGGCCGTGCTCGACGGGCCCGCGACGTGGGAGGGCGTGCACGTGCTGCGGGGCAAGGAGGTCGTCGAGCTCGGCGCGGTCGAGCTCGGCAAGGGTGCGGGGCTGACGCGCCTGCGCGACCGGCTGTCCGCGGACGGGCCCGCGGTCGAGGCCGTCCTGTTCGCCGGGGACGACGTGACGGACGAGGACGCGTTCGCCGTCCTGGACCCGGCGTCCGGGGACGTGACGGTGAAGGTCGGGCAGGACCGGACCGCCGCCGCGTTCCGGGTCGAGGGCCCCCCGGACGTCGCCGCCCTCCTGCACCGCCTCGCCGACCTCCGCTCGACCTGAGCACCCCTCGCTGAGCACCCGCCGTTGCGCGGTCAGCGCGGCAACGTCGTGCGCAACCACGCCTCGACGTTCGCCACGTGCAGCAGGGCGGCGGCGTGGGCGCGCTCGCGGTCACCGTCCCGCACGGCCTCGTAGATGGCGGTGTGCTCGGCGATCGTGCGCTGCCGGGAATCGGCGACCGTGAGCGCGCGCCAGACGCGCGCGCGGACCGTCGCCCCGGAGACGCCGCGCAGG contains the following coding sequences:
- the otsB gene encoding trehalose-phosphatase; the encoded protein is MSTDLDAALASFAARGRVLVALDFDGVLSPLVDDPSAARPLPEAAQALDRLVPSTDVALVSGRHLDDLRACAAPPDAVVLVGGHGTQSSLEGAAGGQSLDDAESALLERLGDELDRLTADVGGAHVERKPMSVVLHTRRASRPDAERLTRAVLDGPATWEGVHVLRGKEVVELGAVELGKGAGLTRLRDRLSADGPAVEAVLFAGDDVTDEDAFAVLDPASGDVTVKVGQDRTAAAFRVEGPPDVAALLHRLADLRST